A region of Nitrospiraceae bacterium DNA encodes the following proteins:
- a CDS encoding zinc-binding alcohol dehydrogenase family protein has product MKAVARLRPLPINQAEALQDIEISTPIAEPKDLLVRVEAVSVNPVDTKMRRQNSPPDKKEPPRVLGWDAAGVVERIGSEVKRFRPGDEVFYAGSLIRPGCNSEFHLVDERIAAHKPKTWTMAQSAALPLTAITAYEALFDRMGIAQHGRGERESILIIGGAGGVGSIAIQIAKLVKLHVVATASRAESEAWCKKMGADLVIDHSRPMVPQLQQMGYPTVEYILNTSSTEQHWMAMAEAIKPQGRLCGIVDTMEPVDLNVLKRKSATFSWEFMFTRSMYHTEDLVRQHELLTQVAEWIEQGHIQPTLTETLSPITAANLRHAHAKLEEGRMIGKFVLTGWPA; this is encoded by the coding sequence ATGAAAGCGGTTGCCCGTCTCCGTCCTCTCCCGATTAATCAGGCTGAGGCGTTGCAGGATATAGAAATTTCCACACCGATCGCTGAACCCAAGGACTTGTTGGTGAGAGTCGAGGCGGTTTCCGTCAATCCCGTGGATACCAAGATGCGCCGGCAGAACAGTCCTCCAGACAAAAAGGAGCCGCCGCGGGTCTTAGGATGGGATGCGGCGGGAGTTGTTGAGCGTATCGGGTCCGAGGTCAAGCGGTTTCGACCTGGGGATGAGGTATTTTATGCGGGAAGTCTGATTCGCCCTGGGTGCAATAGCGAATTTCACCTGGTTGATGAACGAATTGCCGCGCATAAACCGAAAACCTGGACGATGGCTCAATCTGCTGCCCTTCCGCTGACCGCCATTACCGCATATGAAGCGTTATTCGATCGAATGGGGATTGCCCAACATGGAAGGGGTGAGAGGGAATCCATTCTGATTATTGGCGGGGCCGGTGGAGTGGGATCTATCGCGATTCAAATCGCCAAATTGGTGAAACTGCATGTTGTGGCCACAGCCTCGCGAGCGGAGTCGGAAGCCTGGTGCAAGAAAATGGGTGCCGATCTGGTGATTGATCATTCCCGGCCCATGGTTCCTCAATTGCAGCAGATGGGGTATCCGACGGTGGAGTATATTCTGAATACCTCATCTACCGAACAGCATTGGATGGCCATGGCCGAGGCCATTAAACCGCAAGGCCGCCTGTGCGGGATTGTGGACACCATGGAGCCGGTGGACCTCAATGTTCTCAAACGAAAAAGCGCGACATTTTCATGGGAGTTTATGTTCACCCGGTCCATGTATCACACCGAAGATTTGGTTCGGCAGCATGAACTGTTGACCCAGGTCGCTGAATGGATTGAACAAGGTCATATCCAGCCCACACTCACCGAAACCCTTTCCCCTATTACCGCAGCCAATCTGCGGCATGCTCATGCCAAACTGGAAGAAGGGCGAATGATTGGCAAATTTGTCCTGACAGGGTGGCCTGCATGA